A stretch of Cicer arietinum cultivar CDC Frontier isolate Library 1 chromosome 5, Cicar.CDCFrontier_v2.0, whole genome shotgun sequence DNA encodes these proteins:
- the LOC101494174 gene encoding proteasome activator subunit 4-like: IIAAVNSSFNHHDPESVYSTLKYISVLDLFIKAKSDVSLEDVRTLILMGLELFHMSRNKLYAQVRWGNLLVRLLNKYRKKIALTIEWRPLYDTLISTHFTRSTGPEGWRIRQRHFETITSLVQSCRRFFPTGSAFEIWSEFKSLLQNPWHNSSFEGSGLARLFLPTNRDNQAFYTLDWITECIDLWESIPNCQFWNLQWADVIARVVKNYHNVYLEGFLPLLFAQYLNMFEVPVANGSGSYPFSQNVPRNTRLLFSSRTSTPAKAIAKSIVYLLKPGSSAKQHFEKLVNILEQYYHPSNGGLWTYLLERFLFHLVIQFQKRLLNEQLSINNCRPSEQHLGESERVFFVNTVLKLIDRGQYSKNEHLSKTVAAATSILSYVEPSLVLPFVASRFQMALETMTATHQLKVAVMSVAFVGRSLFYTAVSASSMKQVDVGGGDETFIDLLGVSLSNALLGMDVNDPPKTLATMQLIGSIFSNLALLDDKIDDLSFMPMIRFSEWLDEFLCRLFSLLLHLEPSSVLNEGLHSSAASGTFLVDDGPFYFCVLEILLGRLSKSLYSQALKKISKFVRTNILPGAIAEVGLLCCACVHSNPEEAVSQLVEPILVSVMSSLKGTPGTGFGGSGIFDASASTKVRSTISPALEAAIDYQLKILSVGITYGGPALLRYRDQLKEVIFLAFDSPSWKINGAADRLLWSLLGSQIHYYPIDQYKCVLSHPDAVALEEWISTKYFSIDERLTPKWHIPSDEEIHFANDLLDVHFKSALDDLLKICQTKIHADQGDEKEHLKVTLLRVKSSLQGLLSCLPDFVPTSRNGMVEDPNHTFLIAGATGCTVGTTALREKAAEIVHTACKYVLEKKSDDSILLILIIHIIDTLGNYGSLEYDEWSSHRPSWKLESAALIEPPINFIVSSHSKGKKRPRWALIDKAFMHNTWRSSQASYHLYRACGNYGPSEHVTILMDDLLSLSLYSYETVCLLAGKALVKLIKRWPSMISKCVITLTNNLQDPNAKEYAVMGSCSVLGSQTVLKHLTTDQKSFSSFILSILSSSHHESLKSQKAINALFVMYTIQFSGVSRSFFRISDKDNHTSGLGFSDLVSQIGSMSFGSTGLHWRYNLMANRALLLLALASRNHPNSSSKILSEAAGHFLKNLKSQLPQTRILAISALNTLLKESPYKLSPGEKSDVLEDLKGHVKSSLEGTLTQTFQEDGFFNDTLTSLSHVHIITDNETASRGNHGDSSIQSLADKSITRFYFEFSASWPRTPSWISFLGSDTFYSSFARTFKRLVQECGMPVVLALKGAVDEFTVAKERSKQCVAAEALAGVLHSDIDGLSEAWESWLMLQLKNIILAQSVESVPEWSSCIRYAVTGKGKYGTRVPLLRQKILDSLMTPLPPTVATTVTAKRYAFLAAALIEISPQKMPVGEIQLHDTLLKEVLGNMCHSSAQVREALGVTLSVLCSNIRLYHSSHHDNACDERNNNVDNLMKDESWVQFLTDRAAEAVVNIQIASQSDKAVNPIETSSQNGHLDGDSQDDMKWMETLLYFIISSLKSGRSSYLRDVIVGLLYPVISLQETSNKDLSTLAKAAFELLKWMIVWEPHLQKAIDVILSAANDSNWRTRSATLTYLRTFMYRHTFILSSSKKQEIWRTVEKLLVDNQVEVREHAAAVLAGLMKGGDEDLAKDFRDRAYVEGNIIQKRRKSRNASSGSAVASIHGAVLALVASVLSAPYDMPSWLPEHVTLLARFSGEPSPVKSTVTKAVAEFRRTHADTWNVQKELFTEEQLEILADTSSSSPYFA, encoded by the exons ATCATCGCCGCCGTCAACTCTTCCTTCAATCACCACGATCCTGAATCCGTCTATTCAACTCTCAAATACATCTCTGTCCTTGATCT TTTCATAAAGGCAAAAAGTGACGTGTCTTTGGAAGATGTCCGCACCCTTATTCTGATGGGTCTTGAACTATTTCACATGTCCCGTAATAAGCTTTATGCCCAG gtTAGATGGGGAAATTTATTAGTCAGACTACTCAACAAGTATAGGAAAAAGATTGCGCTGACTATTGAATGGAGGCCTCTGTATGATACACTGATTAGCACTCATTTTACTAG AAGTACAGGCCCAGAAGGTTGGAGAATAAGACAACGGCATTTTGAAACTATAACTTCACTTGTTCAGTCCTGCCGACGATTCTTCCCAACAGGTTCTGCCTTTGAGATATGGTCTGAGTTTAA ATCTTTATTGCAAAACCCATGGCATAATTCATCCTTTGAAGGATCTGGGTTAGCCAGACTGTTTCTCCCAACAAATCGAGACAATCAGGCCTTTTATACACT TGATTGGATAACAGAGTGTATAGACTTGTGGGAATCTATACCAAATTGCCAATTCTGGAACCTCCAGTGGGCAGATGTCATAGCTCGTGTTGTAAAAAATTACCACAATGTTTACTTGGAAGGATTCTTGCCTTTGCTTTTTGCTCAATACCTAAATATGTTTGAG GTTCCTGTTGCAAATGGAAGTGGATCATATCCATTTTCACAGAATGTCCCAAGAAACACAAGGTTATTGTTTTCCAGTAGAACTTCCACCCCTGCAAAGGCTATAGCCAAGTCAAtt GTATACTTGCTAAAACCTGGTAGTTCCGCAAAACAGCACTTTGAGAAATTGGTCAACATTTTGGAACA ATATTATCATCCCTCAAATGGCGGTCTATGGACTTACTTGCTGGAGCGGTTTTTGTTTCATTTGGTGATTCAATTTCAGAAACGTCTACTGAATGAACAGTT GAGCATAAATAATTGTAGACCCTCTGAACAGCATCTTGGAGAATCAGAGAGGGTTTTCTTTGTCAATACAGTGCTTAAGTTAATTGATCGTGGTCAATACAGCAAGAATGAGCATCTCTCCAAGACAGTTGCTGCAGCAACTTCTATATTGTCTTATGTGGAACCCTCATTGGTCCTACCATTTGTGGCGTCGCGGTTTCAAATGGCTCTTGAGACG ATGACTGCCACCCACCAGTTGAAAGTTGCAGTTATGTCAGTGGCATTTGTTGGGCGTTCACTATTTTATACAGCTGTATCAGCTTCCTCCATGAAACAAGTGGATGTTGGTGGTGGGGATGAAACATTCATTGATCTTTTGGGGGTTTCATTATCCAATGCATTACTTGGCATGGATGTTAACGACCCTCCAAAAACTTTAGCTACCATGCAATTAATTGGTtccatattttcaaat TTGGCTTTATTGGATGATAAAATTGATGACTTGTCATTTATGCCAATGATCCGCTTTTCTGAATGGCTGGATGAGTTCTTATGCCGTCTATTTTCCTTACTTCTACACTTAGAACCCAGCAGTGTTTT AAATGAAGGTCTGCACTCATCAGCTGCGTCAGGAACTTTTCTAGTTGATGATGGTCCATTCTACTTCTGTGTTCTTGAAATTCTTCTTGGGAGGCTTTCAAAGTCACTATATAGTCAG GCCTTGAAGAAAATTTCCAAGTTTGTGAGGACAAATATTCTTCCTGGTGCTATTGCAGAGGTTGGACTGCTATGTTGTGCATGTGTTCACTCGAACCCGGAAGAAGCAGTTAGTCAACTTGTTGAGCCAATATTAGTGTCTGTAATGTCCTCTTTGAAAGGAACACCAGGTACAGGATTTGGAGGAAGTGGGATTTTTGATGCTTCTGCTTCAACAAAG GTTAGGTCCACAATTTCACCTGCTCTTGAGGCTGCAATTGACTATCAACTAAAGATATTATCAGTTGGCATCACATATGGAGGTCCAGCACTCCTCCGCTACAGGGATCAATTGAAAGAAGTTATCTTCTTGGCTTTTGACTCACCATCTTGGAAG ATTAATGGTGCTGCTGATCGTCTTCTTTGGTCCCTTCTTGGAAGTCAGATTCATTATTATCCAATAGACCAATATAA GTGTGTTCTCAGTCACCCTGATGCTGTTGCTCTAGAAGAGTGGATTAGCACGAAATATTTTTCCATTGATGAAAGGTTGACCCCAAAGTGGCATATTCCTTCTGATGAAGAAATTCATTTTGCAAATGATCTTTTAGATGTTCACTTTAAGTCTGCTTTGGATGATCTGTTGAAAATATGCCAAACTAAAATTCATGCTGATCAAG GAGATGAGAAAGAGCACTTGAAAGTGACTCTTTTACGTGTTAAATCATCACTGCAAGGACTTCTCTCTTGCTTGCCAGATTTTGTCCCAACCTCTAGGAATGGAATGGTTGAAGATCCAAACCATACATTTCTAATTGCTGGGGCAACAGGCTGTACTGTTGGAACTACTGCTCTGAGAGAAAAAGCTGCTGAGATTGTACATACAGCCTGCAA ATATGTCCTCGAGAAAAAATCCGATGACAGCATCCTGTTGATACTCATTATTCATATTATTGACACTTTGGGAAATTATG GAAGTTTGGAATATGATGAGTGGTCTAGTCACAGGCCGTCTTGGAAGTTGGAATCTGCTGCCCTAATAGAACCcccaattaattttattgtgtcATCTCATTCTAAAGGAAAGAAAAG ACCTAGGTGGGCTCTTATTGACAAGGCATTCATGCACAATACCTGGAGGTCTTCACAAGCATCCTATCATCTTTATCGTGCATGTGGGAATTACGGTCCATCTGAACACGTGACTATTTTGATGGATGATTTATTGAGTCTCTCTTTGTATAGCTATGAAACTGTCTGCCT GCTTGCAGGGAAAGCTTTAGTGAAGCTGATCAAGAGATGGCCATCTATGATTTCTAAATGTGTCATCACTCTTACCAATAACTTGCAGGACCCCAATGCCAAGGAGTATGCAGTCATGGGTTCTTGTTCAGTCCTTGGCTCACAAACAGTTCTCAAGCATTTGACAACG GATCAAAAGTCATTCTCTTCATTTATCTTGTCAATTCTTTCAAg TTCTCATCACGAATCCTTGAAATCTCAGAAAGCGATTAATGCG CTTTTCGTGATGTACACCATCCAATTTTCTGGAGTATCTAGAAGCTTTTTCAGGATATCAGACAAAGACAATCATACTAGTGGACTGGGTTTTTCTGATTTGGTTTCTCAGATTGGTTCCATGAGTTTTGGTTCTACTGGCTTGCATTGGCG GTATAATTTGATGGCTAACAGAGCTCTGCTCCTACTGGCTTTGGCATCTCGGAACCATCCAAATTCATCATCTAAAATCCTGAGCGAAGCTGCTG GACACTTCTTGAAGAATTTAAAAAGTCAACTTCCTCAGACAAGGATACTTGCTATTTCGGCTTTGAATACATTGTTAAAGGAATCACCTTATAAGCTGTCTCCTGGTGAGAAGTCTGACGTACTTGAGGATTTGAAGGGCCATGTGAAGTCGTCCCTTGAAGGAACTTTAACCCAAACTTTTCAGGAAGATGGTTTCTTCAATGATACACTCACTAGTCTTTCTCATGTTCATATAATAACTGATAACGAAACTGCTTCAAGAGGAAATCACGGAGATTCCAGTATCCAAAGCCTAGCAGACAAATCCATAACccgtttttattttgaattttcggCTTCATGGCCACGTACACCAAGTTGGATATCCTTTTTAGGAAGTGATACATTCTACTCAAGTTTTGCTCGTACTTTCAAGCGGCTAGTACAAGAATGTGGCATGCCTGTAGTGTTGGCTCTGAAAGGTGCAGTAGATGAGTTTACAGTTGCCAAGGAGAGGTCTAAACAATGTGTAGCTGCGGAAGCACTGGCAGGTGTGTTACATTCTGATATCGACGGCCTATCAGAAGCATGGGAAAGCTGGCTGATGCTCCAgttgaagaatataattttaGCACAATCTGTTGAATCAGTTCCTGAGTGGTCCTCTTGCATAAGATATGCAGTTACTGGTAAAGGAAAGTATGGAACAAGAGTTCCTCTTTTGAGACAGAAAATTTTGGATTCCTTGATGACTCCTTTACCTCCAACAGTAGCTACCACTGTAACAGCCAAGCGATATGCTTTTCTGGCTGCTGCACTTATAGAAATATCCCCACAGAAAATGCCAGTGGGTGAAATACAGCTCCATGATACACTTCTGAAGGAAGTTCTTGGTAACATGTGCCACTCGTCAGCCCAA GTGAGGGAAGCTCTAGGGGTTACCCTTTCTGTATTGTGCTCTAACATTCGGCTATATCATTCAAGTCATCATGATAATGCGTGTGATGAAAGAAACAACAATGTTGATAATTTGATGAAAGACGAAAGCTGGGTTCAGTTTCTTACAGATAGAGCAGCTGAAGCAGTTGTGAACATTCAGATTGCTTCGCAATCAGATAAAGCTGTGAATCCGATTGAGACAAGTTCTCAAAATGGGCATTTAGATGGTGATTCACAGGATGATATGAAATGGATGGAAACG CTACTCTACTTCATCATCTCGTCATTGAAGTCTGGGAGATCCTCTTATCTTCGGGATGTGATTGTGGGGCTTCTATATCCTGTGATTTCCTTGCAG GAAACATCAAATAAGGATTTGTCAACTTTAGCCAAGGCAGCATTTGAATTACTAAAATGGATGATTGTTTGGGAACCTCACCTCCAGAAGGCCATAGATGTGATACTTTCTGCTGCCAATGATTCCAATTGGCGAACTAGGTCTGCGACATTGACATATCTGCGTACTTTCATGTACAG GCACACTTTCATTCTCTCAagttcaaagaaacaagaaattTGGAGAACAGTTGAGAAGTTACTAGTAGACAACCAAGTTGAG GTAAGAGAACATGCTGCAGCAGTTTTAGCAGGCTTAATGAAGGGTGGAGATGAAGATCTAGCTAAAGATTTCCGTGATAGAGCTTATGTAGAGGGAAATATTATacaaaagagaagaaaatcgag AAATGCAAGCTCTGGTTCAGCTGTAGCATCGATTCATGGTGCAGTACTAGCTTTGGTAGCTTCTGTATTATCAGCCCCATATGACATGCCCAG TTGGTTGCCTGAGCATGTTACACTACTAGCTCGCTTTAGTGGTGAGCCATCCCCTGTGAAATCTACTGTTACCAAAGCTGTTGCAGAGTTTCGGCGGACCCATGCGGATACATGGAATGTTCAGAAAGAGCTATTCACAGAAGAGCAACTTGAG ATTCTGGCAGATACATCCTCTTCATCACCATATTTTGCTTGA